Part of the Panicum virgatum strain AP13 chromosome 4N, P.virgatum_v5, whole genome shotgun sequence genome is shown below.
GCATAGGGTAATTAGAACTTTGGAGGCCAGCACGTCAAATATTTCATCATTCCTACTCGCCATGGCCCATCTGCCGAAACAGGCCATTTTCATGGATAGGCCGGGCCATTTTGGCCCCTAGCCGCGAGTTCAGCCCAGCCCGGGCTGTGCAGAGGCGAGGGGAGGAGAGATGGGGCACGGCCGCACGGCCGCACGCAGCGAGCCAGCGAGCGGTCTCCGGACGCCATTGCTGACGGTTGCAGAAGCTCCCCGTGCGACGAGAAATTTCCATGCGTCCAATTTCCCCGGACCGTGGAGGCGTTGAATCGTGCGTGAGCCATTACGTAGCGTCGACAACCCCCACTCAGCTGCCCGCCGTCCCATCGCCGTCGAAGAGATCCCCGCCTCTGACTTTCTTGTTTCACTCAGCATCGTCCCGCACGGGTGGAGAAACTGAAACACCATCCCAACCAATCCGGAACCTGATTCGGTGGTCACCTCCAATTTCATCAGTACCGAATCCCAGGGCCAATAAGAATCGCTCCTTTTAAGTTCTCTCCGAGCTTAATCTGATCGTGCTGCTCGGGCTCCGAACTTGAGATTGCGATTTGAGGAGTTGCGGGAGGGAGATGGCGCAGAGCAAGGAGGAGTTCTTGGAGCAGTTCGGCGGGGACTACGGCTACCCGGACGCTCCCAGGGGCATCGACGAGCTGCGCGCCGCCGATTTCAAGCGGCTGGAAGGTGTGAATTCGCGACCTTTCCGATTCATATGCGAAAACTTTAAACTGAATTTGTTGGTTTCTTgttaaaaagagagagagaggcagagAGCTTTCTGATGTTTGTTGCCGTGGCTCATGCACTCTTGCACTGGTAAATTTGAGCTTTGTTGTTGTGGCAAAGGGAAGAAGTGATGCCAATTTCGCATTTTAACATTTATGGGAGTTTGCAGCTTACCAGTTTTTAATGATGTGCTGGTATTGAACTTCTGATGAGCAGGGATGGTTTACCTGGACCATGCCGGTGCAACACTCTACTCAGAGGCACAGATGGCGGATGTTGCCAAAGACCTTATGTCGAATGTCTACGGAAATCCCCGTATCCTTAAATTTGGAATTTGTGTTCGCAAGAGACattgctgtttttctttttgttgataGCCATTTACTTAGAAAGTTATTGTGGCTGTGTTCTTTGACATGCTTTTTAGATAGCCAGAGCGATTCAAGCATGGCTACAAGCGACCTTGTCACTTCTATGCGACATCTGGTACTGCATATTATAAAAATTTCAGACTTACCAGTTCTTGTATTTGTGTTTTCAACTATCTATCAACTTTTTATATTCAATGCAAAGAACCTACTTTACGGTGCTGCAACAGTTTTCTGGGCAAAAGAACGCCAATGCTGGTGATTGGCATCCATTATTTATTTTATGCTGAAAATCTTAACTATTTTCATGTCCATTTCAGCCTGTGGTCTAAAATAGAAATACTTGATCACATGTAACTAAAGTTAGACAGGAGTATGGGTATAGTTTGCATGCTTCATTCTGATCTAAGGAAATGCAAATTGATGCTAACATCTTACACCGTTGTATGCACTTGAGAGAAGTTGCAACCAGCTCTTTCTTGCTTTTGATACAAACTTTATCCCCACAGGTCCTAAAATACTTCAATGCATCTCCAAGGGACTATAAATGTATATTTACCTCCGGGGCCACAGCAGCTCTGAAACTTGTCGGCGAATGTTTTCCATGGAGTGGAGATAGCTGCTACATGTACACAATGGAAAATCATAATAGTGTGCTTGGGATAAGAGAGTATCCTACCATGATTTTAACTCTACTTACTGACTAGCTAAGGCATATATCACTTTGCAAGTGCATGCTCTAATGGCAAAATGTGCCATAGCTTGATACTCTGATGCCCTCGAACTCGAATACAGAACAGTTGCTTTCCTTTTCTGTTCCCTTTATCAGTAGGTTCTGTAAAGTTCTCAAATTGAACTTTGTGGAACTGAGTTCTTTTCTTGGTAGCCTATATTAATGGTTGAGAAACTCAAATTGACGCACACTGTTAAAATGCACATTGGTTCAGGGCATCTTTTAGATTTTGTGTGTCCTTAATGTATTCATAGGTATGCTCTGAGCAAAGGAGCTACTGTATCAGCAGTTGATATTGAAGAGGTTGTTGATCCATCAAAGAACCAGGGATGTGATAGTTTGTTTAAGATTTCAAAACGCTCAAACCAAAGAAGAGGTGACGATGTGCTTTTGCATAATTATCAGAATGGAAGCCTGACAGCTATTTCAGGTAAGCACCTTAAAGGTATAAATGTGTTTCTTCAGCTGTGACGCTTTGTTCCCCGATCTGGCTGCTAATCTATAGCCATGCTGATGTGATTCttatctctctctttctctgtggTTCAGGAAACAATTTAAATCTATTTGCATTCCCTTCAGAGTGCAATTTCTCAGGGCATAAGTTCAACCTcagcttggtcaagctcatcaaGGAAGGGAAATTCATCGGTACATCACAGCAACAGTAAGTAGGAAACCCCATATTTTGGTCATAACATTGATTTGAACTAAAGAAggaagtttttttatttttaaagagAAGGGATTGGAATCACGGTAGCAGTAGATTCGATGAATACAAGGCCGTACTGTACTAGACAAGTAACTGAATCTGTCTAGCAGTCCTCCCATTTTCCTTGGATTCTGGTATCTTTGACATGCTTATTGAGTACTTGAATTTCAGGGGCCGCTGGATGGTTTTGATAGATGCTGCAAAAGGATGTACAACTGAACCACCAAACTTAACTGTGTATCCTGCTGATTTTGTTGTCTGTTCATTCTACAAGGTAATCTAGGTACAACTATTTTGTTTGGAAGGCCTTGTTTAAAAGATGTAACCAATTGTTATCCTCTGGTGAACTTGCAGATATTTGGCTATCCAACTGGTCTTGGTGCCTTAATTGTAAAAAATGGTACCACAACAAGCAGTTTTCATTTTCTATTATTATTGTGTCATTTCCTTTCCTTCTATTCCGCATACATTGCTTTAAGATATATTCTAGAGGATAAGATAAATTAAGTTGCTACAATAATTTTTACATAGATAATGGCGATCCTCTTCCCAAGAAAGCGGAAAATGCTCTAATGATCTCTTCCCTACTTTTTGTTCTATGGCAGAGGCTGCTGGTTTACTGAACAAGACGTACTTCAGTGGAGGTTAGGACTTTAATGTGCTGCTTAGTTTTGATTTTGTTTGTTTCTTGTCCTGCTTTTTAGTTACCTTTTGGAATTCTTTTTAACATAGGAACGGTGGCTGCTTCAATTGCTGACATTGACTATGTTCAGAAAAGAAAGAGCATTGAAAATGTTCTTGAGGATGGAACAATCTCATTCTTGAGCATATCCTCTCTTCGATATGGGTTTAAGATAATCGAcatgctaactatttcagctatTGCAAGGTACCTATCAGAGGTTGTTTTTGGTTCTAATGTTCTGTATATGATGTACTAACACAGTTCTTCTCTTGTAGGCATACTGCATCTCTTGCTACTTATGTGAGAAGGAAAATGATGGACTTGAAGCACAGCAATGAGAAAAATGTTTGCATAATCTACGGACAACAAGCTTCTAAGGTACCATAACCCAGTCACTTGATGCCTTTTTGTTTTTTGCTTTTGCTTTCTTCTACCTCTAGGGAGTTATCACAATTAGCAGAAGAGATACACATCATGAAGATAATATGGACTTCTCTTAATTTTTGATAACTCTGCGTATTTATTATTGCTaataacttttgttttaggtGAAAGATCTGAAGATGGGTCCTACAATCACATTCAATTTGAAAAGAGAAGATTGCACCTGGTTTGGATACCGCGAAGTGGAGAAGCTTGCTTGCTTGTCAGGAATTCATCTGCGTGTAAGGGCAAAATTGAGCTATCATATTCCTCTGATCCTCGCTTTCTCTCTTTTTATATGGTTTATGGATTTACCTAAGTTTCACATGATAACTAGTAAACTACGCTTGAAGGAATCACGATTCTGGGAGTCTGAA
Proteins encoded:
- the LOC120671603 gene encoding molybdenum cofactor sulfurase-like isoform X1; this encodes MAQSKEEFLEQFGGDYGYPDAPRGIDELRAADFKRLEGMVYLDHAGATLYSEAQMADVAKDLMSNVYGNPHSQSDSSMATSDLVTSMRHLVLKYFNASPRDYKCIFTSGATAALKLVGECFPWSGDSCYMYTMENHNSVLGIREYALSKGATVSAVDIEEVVDPSKNQGCDSLFKISKRSNQRRGDDVLLHNYQNGSLTAISGKHLKGNNLNLFAFPSECNFSGHKFNLSLVKLIKEGKFIGTSQQQGRWMVLIDAAKGCTTEPPNLTVYPADFVVCSFYKIFGYPTGLGALIVKNEAAGLLNKTYFSGGTVAASIADIDYVQKRKSIENVLEDGTISFLSISSLRYGFKIIDMLTISAIARHTASLATYVRRKMMDLKHSNEKNVCIIYGQQASKVKDLKMGPTITFNLKREDCTWFGYREVEKLACLSGIHLRTGCFCNPGACAKYLGLSHSDLVSNFEAGHVCWDDNDIINGRPTGAVRISFGYMSTYEDAEEFLKFLQSSFVSKAVGLNNGYMVNMDTLHLVDDWSQQATSDIRLKSITIYPVKSCQGFSVQGWPLTTGGLKYDREWLLQGSGGEILTQKKVPELSSIRTLIDLELGKLFLESPKRKDKLQISVLENLTHISAEVDVYGQRYEVQTYGDKVNSWFSDAIGRPCTFMRCTSSKHRSCTINGRRDRLCRDTRSKLSFVNEGQLLLVSEESISDLNSRLSSGNVNGKQQMFVDAMRFRPNIVVSGSASYDEDNWKRLNIGKAYFTSMGGCNRCQMINLYQSSGQVIKSKEPLATLASYRRQKGKILFGILLNYEDSMYEEDDAVVERWIKVGQEVYPSTE
- the LOC120671603 gene encoding molybdenum cofactor sulfurase-like isoform X2, translating into MAQSKEEFLEQFGGDYGYPDAPRGIDELRAADFKRLEGMVYLDHAGATLYSEAQMADVAKDLMSNVYGNPHSQSDSSMATSDLVTSMRHLVLKYFNASPRDYKCIFTSGATAALKLVGECFPWSGDSCYMYTMENHNSVLGIREYALSKGATVSAVDIEEVVDPSKNQGCDSLFKISKRSNQRRGDDVLLHNYQNGSLTAISGNNLNLFAFPSECNFSGHKFNLSLVKLIKEGKFIGTSQQQGRWMVLIDAAKGCTTEPPNLTVYPADFVVCSFYKIFGYPTGLGALIVKNEAAGLLNKTYFSGGTVAASIADIDYVQKRKSIENVLEDGTISFLSISSLRYGFKIIDMLTISAIARHTASLATYVRRKMMDLKHSNEKNVCIIYGQQASKVKDLKMGPTITFNLKREDCTWFGYREVEKLACLSGIHLRTGCFCNPGACAKYLGLSHSDLVSNFEAGHVCWDDNDIINGRPTGAVRISFGYMSTYEDAEEFLKFLQSSFVSKAVGLNNGYMVNMDTLHLVDDWSQQATSDIRLKSITIYPVKSCQGFSVQGWPLTTGGLKYDREWLLQGSGGEILTQKKVPELSSIRTLIDLELGKLFLESPKRKDKLQISVLENLTHISAEVDVYGQRYEVQTYGDKVNSWFSDAIGRPCTFMRCTSSKHRSCTINGRRDRLCRDTRSKLSFVNEGQLLLVSEESISDLNSRLSSGNVNGKQQMFVDAMRFRPNIVVSGSASYDEDNWKRLNIGKAYFTSMGGCNRCQMINLYQSSGQVIKSKEPLATLASYRRQKGKILFGILLNYEDSMYEEDDAVVERWIKVGQEVYPSTE